The following proteins are encoded in a genomic region of Canis lupus familiaris isolate Mischka breed German Shepherd chromosome 6, alternate assembly UU_Cfam_GSD_1.0, whole genome shotgun sequence:
- the TRAPPC14 gene encoding microtubule-associated protein 11 isoform X2 — MPDGSVLLVDNVCHQSGEVSMGSFCRLPGTSGCFPCPLSALEEHNFLFQLRGGEQPPQGAKEGLEVPLIAVVQWSTPKLPFTQSIYTHYRLPSIRLDRPCFVMTASCESPVRTYERFTVTYTLLNNLQDFLAVRLVWTPEHAQAGKQLCEEERRAMQAALDSIVCHTPLNNLGFSRKGSALTFSVAFQALRTGLFELSQHMKLKLQFTASVSHPPPEARPLSRKSSPSSPAVRDLVERHQASLGRSQSFSHQQPSRSHLMRSGSVMERRAITPPVASPVGRPLYLPPDKAVLSLDKIAKRECKVLVVEPVK; from the exons ATGCCCGATGGCTCTGTGCTCCTAGTGGACAATGTCTG TCACCAATCTGGGGAAGTCTCCATGGGCTCCTTTTGCCGGCTCCCTGGTACCTCTGGCTGCTTCCCCTGCCCGCTTAGTGCCCTGGAGGAACACAACTTCCTGTTCCAGCTGAGAGGGGGGGAGCAACCCCCTCAAGGGGCCAAGGAG GGCCTAGAGGTTCCCCTGATTGCTGTGGTTCAGTGGTCTACCCCGAAGCTGCCCTTCACCCAGAGCATCTACACCCACTACCG CCTGCCCAGCATCCGCCTGGACCGCCCATGCTTTGTGATGACTGCCTCTTGTGAGTCCCCCGTTCGGACTTATGAGCGGTTCACTGTTACCTATACACTGCTCAACAATCTCCAAGACTTCCTTGCTGTGAGGCTTGTGTGGACCCCGGAGCATGCACAGGCTG GAAAGCAGCTGTGTGAGGAGGAGCGACGGGCCATGCAGGCAGCCCTGGACTCCATTGTCTGCCACACGCCCCTCAACAACCTAGGCTTTTCCCGGAAAGGCAGTGCGCTCACCTTCAGTGTGGCCTTCCAGGCTCTGAGGACGGGACTCTTtgag CTGAGCCAGCACATGAAACTGAAGCTGCAGTTCACAGCCAGTGTGTCCCACCCTCCGCCTGAGGCCCGGCCCCTCTCTCGAAAGAGCAGCCCTAGCAGCCCTGCTGTCCGGGACCTGGTGGAGAGACACCAGGCTAGCCTGGGCCGTTCTCAATCCTTCTCTCACCAACAGCCGTCCCGCAGCCACCTCATGAG GTCAGGCAGCGTGATGGAGCGCAGGGCCATCACGCCTCCTGTGGCCTCGCCTGTGGGCCGCCCCCTCTACCTGCCCCCGGACAAGGCTGTGCTTTCTCTGGACAAGATTGCCAAGCGTGAGTGCAAGGTCCTGGTGGTGGAGCCTGTCAAGTAG
- the TRAPPC14 gene encoding microtubule-associated protein 11 isoform X1, with translation MESQCDYSMYFPAVPLPPRAELAGDPGRYRSLPRRNHLYLGETVRFLLVLRCRGGAGPGAGGGAGLGSRGAWAELATALAALASVSAGGGAPGGGGSGDQDPEPPGGGDPGGGALFRGCSPLLTHGPGPATSGGATTLPVEEPIVSTDEVIFPLTVSLDRLPPGTPKAKIVVTVWKREVEAPEVRDQGYLRLLQTRSPGETFRGEQSAFKAQVSTLLTLLPPPVLKCRQFTVAGKHLTVLKVLNSSSQEEISIWDIRILPNFNASYLPVMPDGSVLLVDNVCHQSGEVSMGSFCRLPGTSGCFPCPLSALEEHNFLFQLRGGEQPPQGAKEGLEVPLIAVVQWSTPKLPFTQSIYTHYRLPSIRLDRPCFVMTASCESPVRTYERFTVTYTLLNNLQDFLAVRLVWTPEHAQAGKQLCEEERRAMQAALDSIVCHTPLNNLGFSRKGSALTFSVAFQALRTGLFELSQHMKLKLQFTASVSHPPPEARPLSRKSSPSSPAVRDLVERHQASLGRSQSFSHQQPSRSHLMRSGSVMERRAITPPVASPVGRPLYLPPDKAVLSLDKIAKRECKVLVVEPVK, from the exons ATGGAGTCCCAGTGTGACTACTCCATGTACTTCCCGGCGGTGCCGCTGCCGCCGCGCGCGGAGCTGGCGGGGGACCCGGGCCGGTACCGGTCGCTGCCCCGGCGCAACCATCTCTACCTGGGGGAGACTGTCCGCTTCCTGCTGGTGCTGCGCTGCCGGGGAGGCGCGGGGCCCGGCgccgggggcggcgcgggctTGGGCTCCCGGGGAGCCTGGGCAGAACTGGCAACGGCCCTGGCCGCCCTGGCTTCGGTCAGCGCCGGAggcggggcgcccgggggcggTGGCTCCGGAGACCAGGATCCCGAACCCCCAGGGGGCGGGGATCCTGGCGGTGGGGCGTTGTTCCGAGGCTGCAGCCCCCTCCTCACCCACGGCCCGGGCCCTGCTACCTCAGGGGGAGCGACCACG CTGCCTGTGGAGGAACCAATTGTGTCCACAGATGAGGTCATCTTCCCACTCACCGTTTCACTGGATAGACTGCCCCCAGGGACACCTAAGGCCAAG ATTGTAGTGACTGTGTGGAAACGGGAGGTTGAGGCACCAGAGGTCAGAGATCAAGGCTACTTGCGCTTGCTGCAGACCCGATCTCCCGGGGAGACCTTCCGGGGGGAGCAGAGCGCTTTCAAGGCCCAAG TGAGCACCCTGCTGACTCTGCTGCCCCCTCCAGTTCTGAAATGCCGCCAGTTCACTGTGGCTGGAAAACACTTGACCGTGCTCAAGG TGCTGAACAGCTCCTCCCAGGAGGAAATTTCCATCTGGGACATCCGTATTCTCCCAAACTTCAATGCTAGTTATCTACCTGTCATGCCCGATGGCTCTGTGCTCCTAGTGGACAATGTCTG TCACCAATCTGGGGAAGTCTCCATGGGCTCCTTTTGCCGGCTCCCTGGTACCTCTGGCTGCTTCCCCTGCCCGCTTAGTGCCCTGGAGGAACACAACTTCCTGTTCCAGCTGAGAGGGGGGGAGCAACCCCCTCAAGGGGCCAAGGAG GGCCTAGAGGTTCCCCTGATTGCTGTGGTTCAGTGGTCTACCCCGAAGCTGCCCTTCACCCAGAGCATCTACACCCACTACCG CCTGCCCAGCATCCGCCTGGACCGCCCATGCTTTGTGATGACTGCCTCTTGTGAGTCCCCCGTTCGGACTTATGAGCGGTTCACTGTTACCTATACACTGCTCAACAATCTCCAAGACTTCCTTGCTGTGAGGCTTGTGTGGACCCCGGAGCATGCACAGGCTG GAAAGCAGCTGTGTGAGGAGGAGCGACGGGCCATGCAGGCAGCCCTGGACTCCATTGTCTGCCACACGCCCCTCAACAACCTAGGCTTTTCCCGGAAAGGCAGTGCGCTCACCTTCAGTGTGGCCTTCCAGGCTCTGAGGACGGGACTCTTtgag CTGAGCCAGCACATGAAACTGAAGCTGCAGTTCACAGCCAGTGTGTCCCACCCTCCGCCTGAGGCCCGGCCCCTCTCTCGAAAGAGCAGCCCTAGCAGCCCTGCTGTCCGGGACCTGGTGGAGAGACACCAGGCTAGCCTGGGCCGTTCTCAATCCTTCTCTCACCAACAGCCGTCCCGCAGCCACCTCATGAG GTCAGGCAGCGTGATGGAGCGCAGGGCCATCACGCCTCCTGTGGCCTCGCCTGTGGGCCGCCCCCTCTACCTGCCCCCGGACAAGGCTGTGCTTTCTCTGGACAAGATTGCCAAGCGTGAGTGCAAGGTCCTGGTGGTGGAGCCTGTCAAGTAG